One Rosa chinensis cultivar Old Blush chromosome 3, RchiOBHm-V2, whole genome shotgun sequence DNA window includes the following coding sequences:
- the LOC112194295 gene encoding uncharacterized protein LOC112194295: MDIPYPTRRIRFQDRTAIIILHGTAHRPHSPLLALCNVLSLKNNLGLSPDKDQVSHQELLELLASRLHAAIDIPGNKLRGEKYIQDAVNLLPTLNQCHPDIRFRWISDFRDFPERNIFRLLKVPIYHGRIVNPRELSALYEAIGKKSLTELRAEGGELFESFVENIHNKKVTIHGLEQLCTVLNVDDQNTDTVTLCTFVVNDQFVVMSKVNKVLKILRDAENWPDENMWIAPLGLYHEKWQVLGRPAEYQVLIIGSHNFNVLAIEAITEMNELNKEMIYRHCELMDDAWPVVSTVDLDLIVVQRGIVINMGLKEFQDISKRWRRELAFRGAIFKSPANISLASVELGTLMYDNCK; this comes from the exons ATGGACATTCCATACCCGACGAGAAGGATTCGCTTCCAGGATCGGACTGCCATCATTATCCTCCACGGCACCGCTCACAGGCCTCACAGTCCCCTTCTTGCCCTCT GTAATGTTCTTTCTCTCAAGAACAACTTGGGGTTGAGTCCAGATAAGGATCAAGTTTCCCATCAAGAGTTGCTTGAGCTTCTTGCCTCTCGACTACATGCTGCAATTGATATCCCT GGAAACAAGTTGAGGGgggaaaaatatatacaagatgCTGTTAACCTGCTTCCAACTCTTAATCAATGCCATCCAGACATTAGATTCCGATG GATCTCTGACTTTAGAGATTTTCCCGAGCGCAATATCTTTCGGTTGTTGAAGGTTCCCATATACCATGGTCGGATAGTGAATCCTAGAGAG TTATCTGCATTATATGAAGCAATTGGTAAAAAGTCTCTTACTGAACTTCGAGCTGAGGGTGGTGAGCTATTTGAATCATTTGTGGAGAATATCCATAATAagaaagttactattcatgg CCTTGAGCAATTATGTACTGTCTTGAATGTTGATGACCAGAACACTGATACAGTTACACTATGCACATTTGTCGTAAATGATCAATTTGTGGTGATGTCGAAG GTCAACAAGGTTTTGAAAATCTTGAGAGATGCTGAAAATTGGCCAGATGAGAACATGTGGATTGCTCCTCTTGGATTATACCATGAAAAATGGCAG GTCCTAGGACGTCCTGCTGAGTATCAAGTTCTAATCATTGGTAGTCACAACTTTAATGTTTTGGCTATCGAAGCCATCACTGAAATGAACGAACTGAACAAAGAAATGATATATCGTCATTGTGAGCTGATGGATGATGCATGGCCTGTGGTTAGTACCGttgatcttgatttgattgtggTACAACGTGGGATTGTCATAAATATGGGGCTTAAGGAATTTCAG GATATTTCAAAAAGATGGAGGCGAGAATTGGCATTTAGAGGGgccatttttaaaagtcctgcGAACATTTCTTTGGCATCCGTAGAATTGGGAACTCTCATGTATGACAATTGTAAATAA
- the LOC121052001 gene encoding putative F-box/LRR-repeat protein At3g58880 codes for MNSRPKKTRLMDQTEILANADEEGKSKDWIDELPSCIVSYILSLLTIKDAWDASLVSRRWHEHLWNSILTRPNLEFDIPNIFGSRYAGAKFTDTTSDSIRLINQFKTPDFVQRVNAVLKHYRGKKVESFKVAFFLDGSTADLDNWIRFAIRKGVEVLHLHLFQDPIHGTKKYVFPYELLSELKSSTLKHLSLHRCVLRPSPDHFDRFNQLTSLCLNQVDLGETFLQACMFSVCLFLESLTLIRCHLDSCLIVSGSLLHLNDLKLFQCFNLSRIEISALNLISFEYTGRIPTISFIQAPRLSRIYFWGLNNDTIANANALTQFASTPALETLQLLIVQEVPQSIPTFRYIKQLDLNIVLGEKSDYNVHDLMLVLNLLKATPVLEELVIKVRHPKYSEKNQQERTEISGFAHDCLRRVKMQGFQSNACEIEFAIWLLKYSLKLEIMVIDPFGDMYLGGDMWEGLRSARSWEEHRAFVQKELKRVQTHAQVIVL; via the exons ATGAATTCTCGACCCAAAAAAACAAGGCTGATGGATCAAACTGAAATTTTAGCAAAT GCTGATGAGGAGGGCAAAAGTAAAGATTGGATTGATGAGTTGCCGAGTTGTATTGTCTCATACATACTTTCCTTGTTAACCATAAAAGATGCATGGGATGCAAGCTTGGTATCCCGTCGGTGGCATGAACATTTGTGGAATTCAATATTAACAAGGCCCAATCTTGAATTTGACATTCCAAACATTTTTGGAAGTAGATATGCTGGAGCCAAGTTTACTGATACTACATCGGATAGCATTCGTTTGATAAATCAATTTAAAACACCAGACTTTGTACAACGTGTGAATGCAGTTTTGAAGCACTACCGTGGTAAGAAGGTAGAGTCTTTCAAAGTGGCTTTCTTTCTTGATGGATCTACTGCCGACCTTGATAACTGGATTCGTTTTGCAATTAGAAAGGGAGTTGAGGTCCTTCATCTTCATTTGTTTCAAGACCCCATCCATGGAACAAAGAAATATGTTTTTCCTTATGAGTTACTTTCGGAACTGAAATCTTCCACTCTGAAGCACCTGTCATTGCACAGATGTGTTCTACGACCTTCCCCTGATCATTTTGACAGATTCAATCAGCTAACAAGTCTTTGTCTTAATCAAGTCGACCTGGGTGAAACATTTCTTCAGGCATGTATGTTCTCCGTTTGTTTGTTCCTCGAGAGCTTGACCTTGATTCGGTGCCATCTGGATTCATGTCTGATTGTTTCTGGTTCATTACTTCATCTAAATGATTTGAAACTTTTCCAGTGTTTTAACTTATCAAGAATTGAGATTTCAGCATTAAATCTTATCTCCTTTGAGTACACTGGACGCATTCCCACTATTTCTTTTATCCAAGCTCCACGTTTATCAAGAATTTACTTTTGGGGGCTGAATAACGATACAATAGCTAATGCTAATGCATTAACCCAATTTGCATCGACTCCTGCGCTTGAGACTCTTCAACTATTGATTGTTCAG GAAGTACCCCAAAGTATTCCAACATTTAGATACATCAAGCAGCTGGACTTGAATATCGTTTTGGGTGAAAAGTCGGACTACAACGTTCATGACCTGATGTTGGTTCTGAATCTTCTCAAGGCTACACCCGTTCTGGAAGAACTTGTGATAAAG GTACGTCATCCAAAGTACTCGGAGAAAAACCAACAAGAAAGAACAGAAATTTCTGGGTTCGCACATGATTGTTTGAGAAGAGTTAAGATGCAGGGATTCCAAAGTAATGCCTGTGAGATAGAGTTTGCTATTTGGCTTCTGAAATATTCATTGAAGCTTGAGATAATGGTAATCGACCCGTTTGGAGACATGTATTTGGGTGGGGATATGTGGGAGGGTTTAAGATCGGCTCGCAGCTGGGAAGAACACAGAGCATTTGTTCAAAAAGAACTAAAGAGAGTGCAGACTCATGCTCAAGTTATAGTTCTATAA